The Allocoprobacillus halotolerans nucleotide sequence TAAAACTGCTATATTATATTTCTTCATAATCTAATTCCTCAGCTAAAATTAATTGATCTTCATCATAATTAAAATGTGATTTCTTACCTAGTATATTAAACCATTTTAAGGGTGAGATACCATTTCCTGGCCTTTTTACAGTTAGATTTTCTTCAGTAAAGACATCGCCCTCTCTAATACTTTTTTTGCAACAATACTTTTTCTTGCTATGCACTTATTTTTATTCTCTGATTGAGATACTTTTTTCTCTTCTAAACCTAAAGCTTTTTCAATATTTCTAATTGATGTAACCATTTCTTTCAGTTCATTTGGTTCAAGACTTGCTTTATGATCTGGTCCCTCCATATGACGACTCAATGTAAAATGTTTTTCTATAACCTTTGCACCTAAAGCGACTGCAGCTATTGGCACTTCAATTCCTTTTGTATGGTCAGAATATCCTACTCGAACATTAAATTTATCTTTCATTGTATTCATAGCTTTTAAATTAACATCTTCAAAGGGAGTAGGATACTCTGTATTACAATGAAGAAGAGTTAACTCTTGATTGTTGTATTTTCTAATTATTTTAACAATAAATTCAATTTCTTCCATTGTACACATACCTGTTGACATAATCATGGGTTCATTATATTTGGCAATTTTAATAATATATGGAAGATTTGTTACTTCTCCAGAAGGAATTTTCCAAAATGGCATATGGAGCTTAGCTAAAAATTCAGTACTTTCAATATCAAAAGAAGTTGAACAAAAATCTAATCCTTTCATTTCAGAATAATTTTTCAATTCATAGAAATCATCAAACGATAACTCCAATTTTTTCAACATATCAAATTGAGTCTCATTTTTTATATCAGTCTTTTTTTGATATTCAGCTTTTTGAGCATATTTCGAT carries:
- the neuB gene encoding N-acetylneuraminate synthase; amino-acid sequence: MDKTYIIAEAGVNHNGDINLARQLIDAAAEARVNCIKFQTFKTSQLVSKYAQKAEYQKKTDIKNETQFDMLKKLELSFDDFYELKNYSEMKGLDFCSTSFDIESTEFLAKLHMPFWKIPSGEVTNLPYIIKIAKYNEPMIMSTGMCTMEEIEFIVKIIRKYNNQELTLLHCNTEYPTPFEDVNLKAMNTMKDKFNVRVGYSDHTKGIEVPIAAVALGAKVIEKHFTLSRHMEGPDHKASLEPNELKEMVTSIRNIEKALGLEEKKVSQSENKNKCIARKSIVAKKVLERAMSLLKKI
- a CDS encoding SAF domain-containing protein; the encoded protein is MHSKKKYCCKKSIREGDVFTEENLTVKRPGNGISPLKWFNILGKKSHFNYDEDQLILAEELDYEEI